One segment of Marvinbryantia formatexigens DSM 14469 DNA contains the following:
- a CDS encoding PIN domain-containing protein, which produces MNIVLGTNVLVSALWSPSSKPVAILNAVISRRFTACYDYRILGEYNNVLRRPKFGFSEWEVVCLLEPIIKNGISVIAEPLPKIPFTDESDKKFYEVAKFCYAPLIIGNIKHYPQDNCITTVADFYQLYF; this is translated from the coding sequence ATGAATATTGTGTTAGGCACCAACGTCCTCGTTTCTGCGCTCTGGTCACCCTCCAGTAAGCCGGTCGCCATTTTAAATGCGGTAATCAGCCGCAGATTTACTGCCTGCTATGATTACCGTATCCTTGGTGAATACAACAACGTCCTGCGCAGACCAAAGTTCGGATTTTCCGAATGGGAAGTCGTCTGCCTGTTGGAACCCATTATTAAAAATGGCATATCTGTCATCGCAGAGCCATTACCGAAAATCCCCTTTACTGACGAAAGCGATAAGAAGTTTTATGAGGTAGCAAAATTCTGCTACGCTCCACTTATCATTGGAAACATAAAGCACTATCCGCAGGATAACTGTATTACCACAGTTGCTGATTTCTATCAGCTTTATTTCTAA
- a CDS encoding type II toxin-antitoxin system RelB/DinJ family antitoxin, translated as MASTIQVRVDDDLKAKSDALFKDLGTDTTTAIRMFLTQALAVNGFPFEIRRANANPYGALTEHEILDKLEKSREHAAHGMYKDATEVSRNMREKYGL; from the coding sequence ATGGCAAGTACGATTCAGGTAAGAGTAGATGATGATTTAAAAGCAAAGTCAGATGCTTTGTTTAAGGATTTAGGAACAGATACCACAACTGCAATTCGTATGTTTTTAACACAGGCGTTGGCAGTAAATGGTTTTCCTTTTGAAATAAGGAGGGCAAATGCAAATCCATATGGAGCATTGACAGAACATGAAATATTAGATAAGCTGGAAAAATCACGTGAGCACGCAGCACATGGAATGTATAAGGATGCGACAGAAGTTTCTCGTAATATGAGGGAAAAATATGGATTATAA
- a CDS encoding MSCRAMM family protein — protein sequence MERKKKRKRAASFAAALLMAVSSMGLPVPAADGYGESRAPDMMAGTAEETEAETEDMTYYTVTLPYYDGCSYDFDEERVQETGEEDETAGYRKDNPEEKQDTVLRYRAEEAVEILIKPADGLKLSEAYVRSSEDRGSSHAYTMTDAPENTYRMEFTMPEEDIRLELVFGEKEQEEETQVPSETYQMETDQTGDTLQEPGTEPLQEDADAQGEETDEWTETEQTGQMDAVQTDAVPVETEAETDTDGLPLQGSIVQMSSVTIPYDTWDFDPYSDFRGITYDGDQFSIEFISDNVIYDEAGVYDCIYRVKDNGSGKIWFVLRPVVVSEEGIFIPETVTEVETEPQTETASEPETELQTETVSEPETELQTETVFEPETELQTETVSEPETELQTETVSEPETEPQTEEASEPETEPQTEAESETETQTETEPFMREVKIVKKDLYTGSPLAGAQFRILDGDGKVLLMKDNQNDGELTDTVTTDDKGEILLPEPLEEGRYTLEEVKAPEGYLLSEALEFSVSNDGDEGEQLEVESTGKPQTGSISIHVTDGEGAAAGEGFSFEISVAEDITDPAGIIRTMDTADGTVELRKGTVAAVISTGTDGTAVAENLYPGSYCYTETASADCYAADTELYTVELPGRESASEMRKDVTVVNRKTFFELYKVDVEADGNGDVPLAGVSFCIFTSEGMEEEKAARAEAVIGELQGTGMDNIQHRQELLDELTAMEPGRVCTTDENGRISISDFRHDAVYYFYETAAMPGYNRDTGIYQFEVDALGLVSGNAGYSVKLSGTANLLDIQKTDAAGQNVLAGAALQLEDEAGNLVEAWTSAEEPHRIRGLSAGTYTLSETRAPEGYALAEDITFTLTDSLEIRRIVMKDELLTVSFRKLDESGKTAVAGARLAVLDESGEKLAEWVTDQEAYRLNLPAGSYRLEELEAPEGYAKAETVSFEVKPDKALLEVTMYGRLIQAAVSKQDITDNKELPGARLILRDTEGTEIDEWVSTEEPRVMNLAAGKYVLVEETAPEGYELAEKLEFEVTDSMELQTFVMYDTPKEKKINLTGKTHNETKTTGGSTAAAGGNPAAQGGTATGTAVRAAGAQTGDFNRYLPAVIIILAGAAGLAAAAVLHRKNRKH from the coding sequence TTGGAGAGAAAGAAGAAAAGGAAAAGGGCTGCATCATTTGCCGCCGCGCTGCTCATGGCAGTTTCCAGCATGGGGCTGCCTGTCCCTGCAGCAGACGGATACGGGGAGAGCAGGGCTCCGGATATGATGGCAGGGACAGCAGAGGAAACGGAGGCAGAAACAGAAGATATGACGTATTATACCGTTACCCTGCCGTATTATGACGGGTGCAGCTATGATTTTGATGAAGAGAGAGTGCAGGAAACGGGAGAGGAGGACGAGACGGCAGGGTACAGGAAGGATAATCCGGAGGAAAAACAGGACACGGTGCTGCGGTACCGGGCAGAAGAAGCGGTGGAAATACTTATTAAACCGGCAGACGGCTTAAAGCTTTCGGAAGCTTATGTGCGAAGCTCAGAGGACAGGGGCAGCAGCCATGCTTATACCATGACAGACGCGCCGGAGAATACCTACAGGATGGAGTTTACCATGCCGGAAGAGGACATCCGGCTGGAGCTGGTATTCGGGGAGAAAGAGCAGGAAGAAGAGACACAGGTCCCGTCAGAGACATACCAGATGGAAACAGACCAGACGGGTGATACCCTGCAGGAACCGGGAACAGAACCTTTACAGGAGGATGCTGACGCGCAGGGAGAAGAAACGGACGAATGGACAGAAACGGAGCAGACAGGACAGATGGATGCCGTGCAGACGGATGCAGTGCCGGTAGAAACGGAAGCAGAGACAGACACGGACGGTCTGCCGCTGCAGGGAAGCATTGTACAGATGTCTTCTGTCACAATTCCGTATGATACCTGGGATTTTGACCCTTACAGTGATTTCCGCGGGATTACGTATGACGGGGACCAGTTTTCCATTGAGTTTATTTCTGACAATGTTATCTATGATGAGGCAGGTGTATATGACTGCATTTACAGGGTGAAGGACAACGGGAGCGGAAAAATTTGGTTTGTCCTCCGCCCTGTTGTCGTATCAGAAGAAGGAATATTTATACCGGAGACGGTAACGGAGGTGGAAACGGAGCCGCAGACAGAAACAGCGTCCGAACCGGAAACAGAGCTGCAGACAGAAACAGTGTCCGAACCGGAAACAGAGCTGCAGACAGAAACAGTGTTCGAACCGGAAACAGAGCTGCAGACAGAAACAGTGTCCGAACCGGAAACAGAGCTGCAGACAGAAACAGTGTCCGAACCGGAGACGGAGCCACAGACAGAAGAAGCGTCTGAACCGGAGACGGAGCCGCAGACAGAAGCAGAATCTGAAACGGAAACACAGACAGAAACAGAACCTTTTATGAGAGAGGTAAAAATCGTAAAGAAGGACCTTTATACCGGAAGCCCGCTTGCCGGTGCGCAGTTCCGGATACTTGACGGGGACGGGAAGGTGCTCCTGATGAAGGATAACCAGAATGACGGTGAGCTGACGGATACCGTTACCACGGATGATAAGGGAGAAATCCTCCTGCCAGAGCCTCTGGAAGAAGGAAGGTATACGCTGGAAGAGGTAAAAGCGCCGGAAGGCTATCTCCTGTCAGAAGCGCTGGAGTTTTCCGTAAGTAATGACGGTGATGAAGGAGAACAACTGGAGGTGGAAAGCACTGGAAAACCGCAGACAGGCAGCATCAGTATCCATGTAACGGACGGGGAAGGAGCAGCTGCCGGGGAAGGATTTTCCTTTGAGATTTCTGTTGCGGAGGATATCACGGACCCGGCAGGGATTATCCGGACAATGGATACCGCGGACGGAACTGTAGAGCTGCGTAAGGGAACAGTGGCTGCTGTCATCAGTACCGGTACGGATGGCACTGCAGTGGCAGAAAACCTGTATCCGGGAAGCTACTGCTATACGGAAACTGCTTCAGCAGACTGTTACGCGGCAGATACAGAACTGTATACGGTGGAGCTGCCCGGCAGGGAAAGTGCCAGTGAGATGAGGAAGGATGTAACTGTGGTAAACAGAAAAACATTCTTTGAGCTGTATAAGGTTGATGTGGAAGCAGACGGAAACGGGGATGTCCCGCTTGCAGGTGTTTCTTTCTGCATCTTTACATCAGAAGGAATGGAGGAAGAAAAAGCTGCGCGCGCAGAAGCAGTTATCGGAGAGCTGCAGGGAACCGGAATGGACAATATACAGCACAGACAGGAGCTGCTGGATGAGCTTACGGCAATGGAACCGGGCAGGGTATGCACGACAGATGAAAACGGACGTATCAGTATCAGTGATTTCCGCCATGATGCCGTGTATTACTTCTACGAAACGGCAGCCATGCCGGGATATAACAGGGATACCGGAATCTACCAGTTTGAAGTGGATGCGCTGGGACTGGTCAGCGGGAATGCCGGATATTCCGTGAAGCTGTCAGGGACGGCAAACCTGCTTGACATACAGAAAACGGATGCCGCGGGACAGAATGTGCTTGCAGGGGCAGCGCTGCAGCTGGAAGATGAAGCGGGAAATCTGGTCGAGGCATGGACTTCCGCGGAAGAGCCGCACAGAATCAGAGGACTGTCTGCAGGAACATACACGCTGTCAGAAACGCGTGCCCCGGAGGGATATGCGCTGGCAGAGGACATCACGTTTACCCTCACAGACAGCCTGGAAATCCGCAGGATTGTCATGAAGGATGAATTGTTGACAGTATCCTTCCGCAAGCTGGATGAATCCGGAAAAACAGCGGTGGCAGGCGCAAGGCTGGCTGTCCTGGATGAAAGCGGGGAGAAGCTTGCAGAATGGGTGACAGACCAGGAAGCATACCGGCTGAACCTGCCAGCGGGAAGTTACCGTCTGGAGGAGCTGGAAGCACCGGAAGGATATGCAAAGGCGGAAACGGTAAGCTTTGAAGTAAAGCCGGATAAGGCACTGTTGGAGGTCACCATGTATGGCAGGCTGATACAGGCGGCAGTATCCAAGCAGGATATTACAGACAATAAAGAACTGCCTGGAGCCAGACTGATACTGCGGGATACGGAAGGAACAGAAATTGACGAATGGGTATCCACGGAGGAACCGCGCGTGATGAACCTTGCCGCAGGAAAGTACGTGCTGGTGGAGGAGACTGCGCCGGAAGGTTATGAGCTTGCGGAAAAGCTGGAATTTGAGGTGACAGACAGCATGGAGCTGCAGACCTTTGTCATGTACGATACACCGAAAGAGAAGAAAATCAATCTGACGGGGAAAACGCACAATGAGACGAAAACAACTGGCGGAAGTACCGCAGCGGCAGGAGGAAATCCTGCAGCGCAGGGCGGTACCGCCACGGGGACAGCGGTCAGGGCGGCAGGCGCTCAGACAGGTGATTTTAACCGGTATCTGCCTGCGGTCATCATAATCCTTGCGGGAGCCGCCGGGCTGGCAGCAGCCGCAGTGCTGCACAGGAAAAACAGGAAACACTGA
- a CDS encoding type II toxin-antitoxin system RelE/ParE family toxin, producing MDYKVVVTRDAEEDLERFIKYLLIEKKSTQAAENLLNDYDITIESLKHVAGSLKLCDNPRLRQLEYRRINFLNHRYFMLYRIMDNVVFVDSIFHELQDYENKMY from the coding sequence ATGGATTATAAAGTAGTAGTTACAAGAGACGCAGAAGAGGACTTAGAGCGTTTTATTAAATATCTTTTGATTGAGAAAAAAAGTACGCAGGCGGCAGAAAACCTGCTGAATGATTACGATATAACAATCGAAAGTTTAAAACATGTGGCAGGAAGTTTGAAGCTGTGTGATAACCCAAGACTTCGTCAGTTAGAATATCGACGCATTAACTTCTTAAATCACAGATATTTTATGCTATATCGCATCATGGATAATGTAGTATTTGTGGATAGTATTTTTCATGAGTTGCAGGACTATGAAAATAAGATGTATTAG
- a CDS encoding DUF6017 domain-containing protein, producing MENTVRQFDYFYTEEADQFTFYRIPKKLFTERIFRELSCEAKVLYGLMLDRLSLSRRNNWIDGQGRVYIVYGRREAAEELGCGEKKAGRIISELADTGLIEKKRRGQGKLNLFYVMNFNRLLEKAAAAPERTVPEGQADCPCDRDTWKYKAAEGEEEPFQKGQNDTSGKVRTTAQREKGQNDTSRKVNPTALEGSKRPPNKTDKNNTDVSDNNPSIHPSVSHLRNGEKKGDEKNLIRRRLDYDVLVHDMPQSASLLDEIVDLVADVMNAPPDARKKIDGITMPCSDLQEQFGRLDMSHIRYVLECVEEAGRTCRIRNIKAYLLTALYNAPMTINSYYSAMVNHDLYKGMAEGG from the coding sequence ATGGAAAACACAGTAAGGCAGTTTGATTATTTTTATACAGAGGAAGCAGACCAGTTTACATTTTACCGGATACCGAAGAAACTTTTTACGGAGCGGATTTTCCGGGAGCTGTCCTGTGAGGCGAAGGTGCTGTACGGGCTGATGCTTGACCGGCTGTCCTTAAGCCGCAGGAATAACTGGATTGACGGACAAGGAAGGGTATACATAGTCTACGGACGCAGGGAAGCGGCAGAAGAGCTTGGCTGCGGTGAGAAAAAGGCAGGAAGGATTATCAGCGAGCTGGCAGATACCGGTCTGATTGAAAAGAAACGGCGCGGGCAGGGAAAACTTAACCTGTTCTATGTGATGAATTTCAACAGGCTGCTGGAGAAAGCGGCTGCAGCACCGGAAAGAACGGTCCCGGAAGGGCAGGCGGACTGTCCGTGTGACAGGGACACGTGGAAATATAAGGCTGCAGAAGGGGAAGAAGAGCCTTTCCAGAAAGGTCAGAATGACACATCTGGAAAGGTCAGAACGACCGCTCAGAGAGAGAAGGGTCAGAATGACACATCCAGAAAGGTCAATCCGACCGCTCTGGAAGGGTCAAAACGACCGCCTAATAAGACTGATAAGAATAATACTGACGTGAGTGATAATAATCCATCTATCCATCCATCTGTCAGTCATCTGCGGAACGGGGAGAAGAAAGGAGACGAGAAAAACCTGATACGGAGAAGGCTTGATTATGATGTGCTTGTACATGACATGCCGCAGTCTGCCAGCCTGCTGGATGAGATTGTGGACCTGGTTGCAGATGTCATGAATGCCCCGCCGGATGCCAGGAAAAAGATAGACGGGATAACCATGCCCTGCAGCGACCTGCAGGAACAGTTCGGCAGGCTGGACATGTCACATATCCGGTATGTCCTGGAGTGCGTGGAAGAAGCGGGCAGGACATGCCGCATCAGGAACATAAAAGCCTATCTGCTGACGGCACTGTACAATGCGCCGATGACGATAAACAGCTATTACAGCGCAATGGTAAACCACGACCTATATAAGGGCATGGCGGAAGGAGGATAA
- a CDS encoding type II toxin-antitoxin system Phd/YefM family antitoxin — protein MNFYSVRDLRNETKSLWDNLSAGGEVVITNNGKPAALMIDIPADCFDEVVQAVRQAKAMIAFNNLRSKASSRGIMSKKEIKAEIEAVRNGE, from the coding sequence ATGAATTTCTATTCTGTACGCGATTTAAGAAACGAAACCAAAAGCTTATGGGATAATCTTTCCGCAGGCGGGGAGGTGGTCATCACCAACAATGGAAAACCGGCAGCCTTAATGATTGATATCCCTGCGGACTGCTTTGACGAAGTTGTGCAGGCTGTCCGTCAGGCAAAAGCCATGATTGCCTTCAACAATCTGCGAAGCAAAGCTTCCTCTCGCGGCATTATGTCCAAAAAAGAAATCAAGGCGGAGATTGAAGCTGTCAGAAACGGGGAATAG
- a CDS encoding class B sortase, which yields MKAAKVIAVLSAGCLIAGTVLLACTEYGYRKGRQEYALLQEKYISRTAGMEDADGSASGTTGLSTGRSSGEEESGILPADAPQPSVPDWGGLQEESGDIAGWIELPAVGISYPVLQGEDNEIYLHHDIRGEYLFAGSIFLDSESSPSFRNLNTVIYGHNMRDGSMFARLKEYADSAVWEECPYFWIYTPEASILYRIGSVHTADASGSTYLIRFPDSRTYTDWLEQMLECSALETGAQWTEEDRIVTLSTCTGQDGQRWVVQGAKAAELGAQQKNTGNE from the coding sequence GTGAAAGCAGCAAAAGTAATCGCAGTGCTGTCGGCGGGATGTCTGATTGCCGGTACGGTACTGCTGGCATGTACAGAATACGGCTACCGGAAAGGAAGGCAGGAATATGCGCTTCTGCAGGAAAAATACATAAGCCGGACAGCAGGGATGGAAGACGCGGACGGCTCTGCATCCGGAACCACGGGACTTTCCACGGGCAGGTCATCCGGAGAGGAGGAAAGCGGTATCCTGCCTGCAGATGCTCCGCAGCCGTCTGTGCCAGACTGGGGCGGTCTGCAGGAAGAGAGCGGGGATATTGCCGGATGGATTGAACTGCCTGCCGTCGGGATATCCTATCCTGTCCTGCAGGGAGAGGATAATGAAATTTACCTGCATCACGATATCCGCGGGGAGTATCTGTTTGCCGGAAGTATTTTTCTTGACAGTGAATCATCCCCGTCCTTCCGGAATCTGAATACGGTCATTTATGGGCATAACATGCGCGATGGCAGCATGTTTGCACGGCTGAAGGAATATGCGGACAGCGCGGTATGGGAGGAATGCCCGTATTTCTGGATTTATACGCCGGAAGCGTCCATCCTGTACCGTATCGGCAGTGTGCATACGGCAGATGCATCCGGAAGCACTTATCTCATACGTTTCCCGGACAGCCGGACCTATACAGACTGGCTGGAGCAGATGCTGGAATGCTCTGCCCTGGAGACCGGTGCACAATGGACGGAAGAAGACAGGATTGTGACGCTGTCTACGTGTACCGGGCAGGATGGGCAGAGGTGGGTCGTCCAGGGAGCAAAAGCTGCGGAGCTGGGGGCACAGCAGAAGAATACTGGGAATGAATAA